The following are encoded in a window of Castanea sativa cultivar Marrone di Chiusa Pesio chromosome 9, ASM4071231v1 genomic DNA:
- the LOC142610955 gene encoding UPF0481 protein At3g47200-like — MHSVSMESCLSNAVTREACETSGGATEEAQVHSISIETSTLEARFETVKKAGENAKNHSSSPKIQKVIFLLRDQEDFKKYYEPRVVSLGPIHHGKEKYKLAEEYKLLLTYEFVNGSGKEINDLYKKIGENIKELRECFEEEVTKKYDDEALAWLLFVDGCAILQYIYCATKDQFKQLNIKTDSVTFGQQDLFLLENQVPYRLLKWLMGLSKMEKELSESIESYIAHHCMVPDNQQLKQQETKGKRGDTVRSEEKLKEKIISMDKEPIHLLDHLRTKLLGKAQLESIMMPKRNTGQDWESYRNVQELKVAGIRLKRSSESCLRNISFSKQILRFGHLYLPPIIVDDSTRPKFLNLIAYEMCLDFENDFGITSYISFLDSLIDEASDVKMLRKARILQNFLGSDEEVAKLFNEIGTDLVPNPYIYKDVKSDIQGFYDCKCTTWMAQFIHDHFSSPWTILAFCGVLLGLGLTAAQTWYTVESSQSGACDDLCKNLTQTMQKVKFY; from the coding sequence AGTCCTGTTTGAGTAACGCTGTCACAAGAGAAGCTTGCGAAACAAGTGGAGGTGCCACTGAGGAGGCCCAAGTGCACAGCATTTCAATAGAAACAAGTACCCTGGAGGCAAGGTTTGAAACTGTAAAGAAGGCAGGAGAAAATGCAAAGAATCACTCTTCATCTCCAAAGATACAAAAGGTTATATTCTTGCTGCGAGATCAAGAGGATTTTAAGAAGTATTATGAGCCGAGGGTGGTATCACTTGGTCCCATCCATCATGGTAAAGAAAAGTACAAGCTAGCAGAAGAGTACAAGCTTCTGCTGACATATGAATTCGTCAATGGTAGCGGCAAGGAGATAAATGATTTATACAAGAAGATTGGGGAGAACATCAAGGAACTGAGGGAATGCTTTGAGGAGGAGGTGACCAAAAAATATGATGATGAGGCCCTGGCTTGGCTGTTGTTCGTGGATGGTTGTGCAATACTACAATACATATACTGCGCTACTAAAGACCAGTTCAAACAGTTGAACATAAAAACTGACAGTGTTACATTTGGACAACAGGATTTGTTCTTGCTGGAGAACCAAGTTCCTTATCGTCTCCTCAAATGGTTGATGGGCTTGAGTAAGATGGAAAAGGAGTTGAGTGAATCAATTGAAAGTTACATTGCACACCACTGTATGGTACCAGACAATCAGCAATTGAAGCAGCAAGAAACAAAAGGCAAGAGAGGCGATACAGTTCGTTCAGAGGagaagctaaaagaaaaaataatatcaatggATAAAGAGCCCATCCATCTTCTAGATCATCTGAGGACAAAACTCTTGGGTAAAGCACAACTGGAATCTATTATGATGCCGAAGAGAAATACAGGCCAAGATTGGGAATCCTATCGCAATGTTCAGGAGCTTAAAGTAGCAGGTATCCGTTTGAAACGTAGTAGCGAAAGTTGCTTGCGTAACATATCATTTAGTAAACAAATCCTTCGTTTTGGGCACCTTTATCTTCCACCAATTATTGTGGATGACTCAACGAGGCCTAAGTTCTTGAACTTGATAGCCTACGAAATGTGTCtggattttgaaaatgatttcGGGATCACCTCTTACATATCTTTTCTTGATTCACTGATCGATGAAGCCAGCGATGTTAAGATGCTAAGGAAAGCACGGATACTCCAAAACTTCCTTGGCAGTGATGAAGAAGTGGCTAAGCTATTCAATGAGATAGGCACTGACTTGGTGCCTAACCCCTATATATATAAGGATGTCAAGTCCGATATTCAGGGATTCTATGACTGCAAATGTACAACATGGATGGCTCAATTCATTCACGACCATTTCAGCAGTCCTTGGACGATTCTTGCTTTCTGTGGTGTATTACTAGGACTTGGTCTAACTGCCGCTCAGACTTGGTATACTGTCGAGTCTTCCCAGTCAGGAGCCTGTGATGACTTATGCAAGAATTTAACACAAACCATGCAAAAGGTAAAGTTTTATTGA
- the LOC142609209 gene encoding uncharacterized protein LOC142609209 produces the protein MGLNEAQTKRDNNQKKRPRQGEQSFSLQAKKQGTQRADTKARPKCSRCGRPHASHWNTGACFSCGQRGHRIAECPQRKEGQTIPRPTTGQNQGASQRPKTQGRVYALTQQEANTSNAVVTSIIPVSTTYVYALFDPGATHSFISTKFAKKHNFKFEPLESELCLDTLVRGVVVTDNVCKSCVVKIADRELLADLTLLEMRDFDIIFWMDWLAAHYAIIDCHRKKVIFQVPGEIEFCFVGSEACTSPQVIST, from the coding sequence ATGGGGCTTAATGAGGCTCAAACAAAAAGAGATAACAACCAGAAAAAGAGGCCTAGGCAAGGAGAGCAAAGCTTTAGCTTGCAAGCCAAGAAACAAGGAACACAACGTGCTGATACCAAGGCACGGCCAAAGTGCTCTCGATGTGGTAGGCCTCATGCAAGCCACTGGAATACTGGAGCATGTTTCTCATGTGGACAAAGGGGTCACAGGATTGCTGAGTGTCCCCAACGGAAGGAGGGTCAAACCATTCCAAGACCAACAACAGGACAAAATCAGGGAGCAAGCCAAAGGCCTAAGACCCAAGGAAGGGTTTATGCACTCACTCAACAGGAAGCTAATACTTCTAATGCTGTGGTAACAAGTATTATTCCAGTTTCCACAACTTATGTTTATGCATTGTTTGATCCTGGTGCCACTCACTCCTTCATATCTACTAAATTTGCAaagaaacataattttaaatttgagccTTTGGAGTCTGAATTATGTTTGGATACCCTAGTTAGGGGTGTAGTAGTTACTGATAATGTTTGCAAGTCTTGTGTTGTCAAAATAGCAGATAGAGAGTTACTTGCAGATCTAACATTGTTGGAGATGCGGGATTTTGACATAATCTTTTGGATGGATTGGTTGGCTGCCCATTATGCCATAATTGATTGTCATAGGAAGAAGGTAATTTTCCAAGTACCTGGTGAGATTGAGTTCTGTTTTGTGGGAAGTGAGGCATGTACTTCTCCACAGGTGATTTCAACTTAA
- the LOC142609208 gene encoding secreted RxLR effector protein 161-like produces the protein MERVPYASAVGSLMYAMLCTRPDICFAIGMGGDLRLRGYSNADWASDRDKHRSTTGYAFLLSGATICWCSKKQSCITLSTMESEYVACSVAA, from the exons atggaaagaGTTCCCTATGCAAGTGCAGTTGGAAGTCTGATGTATGCTATGTTGTGTACACGACCAGACATATGTTTTGCAATTGGTATG GGTGGAGATTTGAGATTGAGAGGTTATTCTAATGCTGACTGGGCTAGTGATAGAGATAAGCACAGGTCCACTACAGGTTATGCATTTCTACTTAGTGGTGCAACTATCTGTTGGTGCAGTAAGAAACAGTCTTGCATTACTTTATCCACAATGGAATCTGAGTATGTTGCTTGTTCAGTAGCGGCATAA